tgtgaaaatgtattttctaacatgtaaatactgattctgttctattctccgAAGGCAcactccgcaggcattgccactttcatttcactgcacatcttgtaggtgtacatgacaaataaagttgacttgacttgacttgagtagacttgatgggccgaatggcctaattctgctcccatcacccaTGAACATGAAGTTGGCTTGGCACAGCCTGCAGAACGACAGGCATGtattgttgaagatagacacaaaatgctgggttgtCCATCTTGACCTACGTGACCTCCCGGCTGCTaaacactcccccctcccatccccacactgacctttctgtcctgggcctcctccatggtcagagtgaggcccagcgcaaattggaggaacagcacgtcatattccgcttgggcagcttatacccctgcggtatgaacattgtcttctctaatttcaagtaccccttgcttaccctctctctccatctcttccccATCCTAGTGCTCAGACTAGTTCcaccgtcctcctgattaaattataCGATTGCCTGCTTtgctgtcaccttcccctcagctaacaatgaaccattctacatttccatgCTCATCGTCTGCTTTTATCTGTCCCTTTCAaaccttacatgctctttgtatccttccatatctctagttctcCTCTCCCCCGACCATCACTAtgaggaagggtctcagcccgaattgtcacccgttccttctctccagagatgctgcctgacccgctgagttactccagcatgttgtacccatctttggtgtaaaccagcatctgcagttccttcctacacattaagcatgtattgtctttccactgactggatagcgcgcaacaaaagcttcccaCTGTAGCTTGGTACGCgtgacaaactaaactcaaactcatacATCCGGTTAGTCTgctgtatgtagcaatgttacaacattttgagatttaaaaaatcaagtctgcaatttatcccatcagataaagcataaaaataatttaatttgatacctaattcactttcatatcttcgtattaaaaaagttacggccatgttcatactcggaaattagcatcttgttccctattgcttttccattgacttaacacaaaagctgtgatcaaggacagtcaaatggccataactttattaaaaattaagagaactgaaattaattttcagttattatagattgaagcattctgaaacaaatatgaaacaatcttacttggatgacctgaaattaaatcatataattagttaattacccagttgtagctaattccaaaattcaattactagatctaaacatctatctatttcttaagaaaagatttacatttttaaatagtctaaatgtccaaataacattcacacaagaattcacaatataacatgattttaaaatctcattgtcataaatttataggccaaatggaaggaatttagtgtttaattgctgtaaattaatggccatttaaatcatcttgcgagtgggattttgtggaacgcgctgatttggaacgttgcggttgcagtgaatttaaaccccatgtcggcatgaaaaatactgccagttcggatgggctccaagtcaccttctcgcaacataacattttgattaaaggcatcttaagaagtgcttttttatgtaaaaaacaaacagcctaccttgtcttgtcccctacgtgagatccgtcccattgtcggcgttcacgactttagaagatgatttttaatttactctaacaattaaattatccagagctaattttaataaacttaataaaacggcagtcgaagcAATTTTTCTTTAGCAAATAAACAGCCTAacagagatcgatttgaataggctgcagaaaaatcgcattttaaacccgcaccctctcaaaggcgccaaagtcgcgcacacgggcggcggcagaactgcagcgccgctgaaggtaagttttgtaacatacctactatttGCTTCATGCCCGAGTCACTTGATGGCATCAAAAACCGACATTAACTCGGGTGATCCTGATTTTACATTCGCTTGGCTGCGCCAGAGTTGTtcctgtagactttagagatggaagcaggccctttggcccacagagttcgCGCCGTacacatcagcactatcctacacacgctggggacaatttacaattttaccaaagccaatcaacctgcaagcctgtacatcgttgggatgtgagaggaaaccggagcacccgtagaaaacccaggtcacggggagaacatacaaactccgtacagacagcacccgtagtcaggatcaatcaagttttattcgtcacttacacataaagtgcaagtgaaatgaatttgactTGGAATGAAATGAAGATGAAATGAAAGTGAAATGaagtgatcgaacccgggtctctggcgctgtgaggcagcaactctaccgctgcaccaccgtgccacacataCTGCACTATACCTGCTGCACTGTGTTGCTAATCTGTTGAAACACACTGTTGACGATATTGTTAAGTCTTGTTACTGCTGGCAGCAGGTTCAGTGGCCGCTGATTAGCTCCATACTCCAGTGGCGCTGGGCTGCATCTCGGCCACAGCCTTTCGGCAAGGAACAGCGACCATCCGTACACTgtgaatgtctcgattgtaatcacgtattgtctgtctgctgactggatagcacacggccaaagcttttcactgtacctcggtacacacaacaataaaccagaactaaactgaaactaaattcAGTGCCAGACTTCAGTTATCCCAGTGGAGATACATATCCCTTTATATACTTCCCATTAATTTAATACATAGagccattcgtaactgtcactgtatgtcatgttgttacttgtgggcggagcaccaaggcaaattccttgtatgtgaatacttggccaataaatgtacttacttacttcagcatggaaacaggccctacagtcctacctgcccacgcCAGCCATCATGCCacacctacattagtcccacaagcctgcgtttggtccatatgccaCTAAAcctggccatgggtgctgtctgtacggagtttgtactttctcctcatgaccgcaagatcttcggtttcctcccactccataatacgtacaagtttgtagtttaattgacttggtataaaatgtaaaacgatcccctgtgtgtgtaggatggtgttaatgtgcggggatcgctggtcggtgcagacccggttggctgaagtgcctgtttatgcgctgcatctctaaactaaactaaatgtgagtCAGAGGCTCCCCCAGCTCCACCACTGTGTAAGTTCTGAGGTCATACATTGGCTGAAGGTGTGCCCTTTCACAAAATGTATCAAAatgtttattcaattattaaaaataatatttataatacaataaaacaaaatggaacccaccaccataatacaagacaatcaAATATACCAAACAAACTACGATGCAattatgtaaagggcctgtcccactaatgcgacttttcagcggctgtcttcgaccttcaagctcgagggcactcgcctgaaaaacctcgagctggatcgaccgtcagtgatgaaaccgcgcgctggatcgaccgaccgcacacacacaaacacatcgcaaagccgggggccagggaaagcgggggagcgctgtctgaaattcacacccgcgatgaacaggaaggtaaaagacggctggcacagttacggtaactcctttagagagtgcggggggagcaggagtggagacacttttaagaagccagacaacttttaataaagtttaacgggcattttacctatctgtcggttttccttggttctgaaaactccaatgagccaattaaaatgcccgatcagcgaaggagattgtgtacggctgccctcgactgcctgtaactacataacaaccccactccactgcgctacgagttcaaaagaaccataccGACCAAtatttacttgcggaaaatttttcaacatgctgaaaaaatgtcctcgaacaaactgaggccgcgagcatgcaggaacttccctcgagcatgaaggagcgtTCCAGTCACCTCCTAGGACCACCTGTCGACCATGCTGAGAGTTTGAGTCgagtgcaaactcttctaaactcgcagattagttggccacagtgggacaggccctttacaatccttgtcaacgatgcattcaaccccccgcggtgcccagcggtcccggaaatcccccagggtgcccgtggaccgcgcgtagtccctctctaaccccacctGTGCGCGGGacatatccccggaaaaggggcaggcagccggctcgggtaatgCCCTCTTCCCCCGGGCGCCGTGACTCGttaatggccagcttggccaggcccaggagcaactcgaccaggacatcttcagccctaccctgtcccctacgcacagggtgtccaaagatgaggatggtaggtgtgaagtgcagccagaaggcaaggagcagcccctttagctaTTGGAACAGGGAcctcagcctcacacactccatgtacacgtggtacacagactcttccagcccgcaacagtggcaggcggctggcgagtctgtgaaccgcacgTTCATTAAAACCTTGTGCCGTAGCACCTCACTTTATCAGACGTCAGCAGAATTTGAGCAGATACAGGAATACTaattgtgggcggcacggtggcgcagcggcggaGTCGctacctgacagcaccagagacccggtttcaatcctgactacggggcgctgtctgaacggagtttgtactttctccccgtgaactgcatgggttttctccgggtgctccggtttcctcccacactccatagtcgtgcaggtttgtaggttaattggcttctgtaaattccccttggtgtgtaggatggagccAGTGATTCAAAGCTTCAATGATACTAcgcttgagaaggaactgcagatgctggaaaatcgaaggtagacaaaaatgctggaggaactcagcggatgaggcagcatcgatggagcgaaggaaataggccacgtttcgggtcgaagcccttcttcatttctgaagaagggtttcgacccgaaacgtggcttatttccttcgctccatagatgctgcctcattcaATGATACTTTGGTGTCAaaggtaccgagatacagtgaaaggctttgttcttGCGCACCACCCGGTAAAAtcacacagcagacctcacctgggcagtacacaaCTGCGCCATGTTTCTGGCGCCGAAAAAGTATTAAAGTTCACTGAATAGTCCTATCTACAGCCTGCCTCTGCACGTGGcagcaatcccccccccccccccccccccccccccccccccccccccacatgccgGGTCCCTCCTTCCCAGCAGCTTTCACAATGTACGGGTtgatgtctttccgctgactggttagcacgcacgcaacaaaaagcttttcactgtaacctcggtacacgtgacaataaactaaaccgaatcTCTGAGCTAACTGTGTggggaggaactgaagatgctgtgtttacacggaagatagacacaaaatgctggagtaactcagcgggacgggcagcatctctggagagaaggaaggggtgacgtttctggtggagACTCAACGCCAGACTCTGGAGAAGGGTCGTTGaccccaaaacaccacccattccttctctccggagatgctgcctgtcccgctgggtttactccagcgttttgtgtccatctctgagCTAACTGTCTCCGTTTCATGTTTGTAGAGTGCCATGCTGAAGGCTCCCTACACCGGCAGGTGAAGATGTGTCTCCAAGCATTGGCTTTGTGGATGGGCCTCGCCGTCTCGTGTTTCAGCACCATCGCCTGTGAAAGCCGATGTAAGGTAAAGGAGCTAACCGCTGATTGCAGTCACCTGAAGCTGTCTGAGATCCCTCCGGACCTGCCTGTCAACCTCACCGAAATCAACCTGTCCCACAACCAGCTGAAGCGCCTGCCCAGCTCCGTGTTGTCCAGGTACACCAGGCTTCGCATCTTGCGTGTCGGCTACAACGTCATCCCCAGGATCGATGGGAGCCTCTGCCAAGCCCTGCCCTTCTTGGACGTGCTCGCTCTGGAACACAATCAGCTATACACGCTCCATGCACGATGTTTCTCCACCTGCAGAAACCTGACTGAATTGTACTTGCAGTTCAACATAATCAAGCTGATCGCGGCTGATGTTTTTGGTGGCCTTCAGGTAATACTACACCCTTCAGCTGTTTAGCATCTAGATCACAGTACAGTCacaggcacaggcccttcggcccgcaatgtttgtaccgaacatgatgccccaAGTTAATCTgtctaagaagggactgcagatgctggggaaatcgaaaatagacaaaaaatgctggagaaactcagcgggtgaggcagcatctatggagcgaaggaaataggctacgtttcgggtcaagacccttcttcagactgatgtgagggtaggggggggggcgggaagaagataggaagaggcggagacagtgggctgagggagagctgggaaggggaggaaaaagccaggactacctgaaattggagaagtcaatgttcataccgctggggtgtaaactgcccaagcgaaatatgaggtgctgctcctccaatttgccatggaggaggcccaggacagaaagattggattcggaatgggagggggagttgaagtgctgggtcaccgggagatcaggttggttattgcgaaccgagcggaggtgttgggcgaagcgatcgccaagcctacgcttggtctcaccgatgtagagcagctgacacctagagcagcggatgcaatagatgaggttggaggaggtgcaggtgaacctctgcctcacctggaaagactgcttgggttcaTCTGCCGGTACAATCCCTTCAGTCCCGTTCAGACTTGAGATTTTAGGCAGGGGTAGAATTGTACagatgtgccagagacccgggttccatcctgactatggatgctgtggcccccgccactctcagtgtaaaaaaaaacttgccaagCCCATCCCCGACAAActatccccctctcatcttaaaactatgccctgtaATGTTAAAAATTTCCACCCAGGAATAAGGTCCTGACAGGCTGagaaaagtacagcataggaatgggcccttcggcccacgatgtctgtgccgaacatgatgccaaggcggcacggtggcgcagcggtggagttgctgccttacagcgcttgcagcgccggagacccgggttccatcccgactacggagttttacgttctccccgtgacctgcgtgggttttctccgggtgctccggtttcctcccacactccaaaggcgcacaggtttgtaggttaattggcttggtatatgtaaacattgtccctggcgtgtatgggatagtgttaatgtgcggggattactggtcggtgcagacacggtgggccgaagggcattatCCATATCCCACCGCTGCTTAAATATtcatgtctaccctatcaatgcctcctgTAATTTTATATACGTCTATCAACTGTCCACGCAAACTCTGACATTCCGGGGAAAACTATCCAAGTCTAGGGTGGCACGGCAgttgagttgctacctcacagcgccagagtactaggttccatcctgactacaggtgctgtctgtgcggagtttgtacgttctccccgtgacctgcgtgggttttctttttcTTCGGttgtcttccacactccaaagacgtacaggtttgtaggtttattggcttggtgttagtgtgcggggatcatcggtcaatagacaataggtgcaggattaggtcattcggcccttcaagccagcaccgccattcaatgtggtcacggctgaccatccacaatcagtaccccgttcctgccttctccccatatcccgattccgctatctttttaagagccctatctggctctttcttgaaagtatccagagaaccagaacaaggggtcacagcctaaggataagggggaaatcttttaggactgagatgagaaaaacattttttacacagagagtggtgaatctctggaattctctgccacagaaggtagttgaggccagttcattggctatatttaagagggagttagatttggccctggtggctaaagggatcagggggcatggagagaaagcaggtacaggatactgagttggatgattagccatgaacatattgaatggcggtgcaggctcgaagggccgaatggcctacgcctgcacctattttctatgtaaccggcctccaccgccctctgaggcagagaattccacagacacacaactctctgtgtgaaaaagtttcctcatctccgctctaaatggcttaccccttattcttaaatggcgtggactgtttccgcactatctTTTATAGTTTATATTGTAGCTacacaatttataccaagccaattaaactacaaacctgcatgtctttcggTGTACAATAGGTTGAAATATAATGTGATGAAATCCATTCTGTTGTAACCACATATTGTTTTTCTGTCAGGGATTGCAAATCCTGGACCTGTCTCACAATAAGCTGGTGTCGGCCAGAATCGGAGTTGATCAGCGATTACCAAAGCTGCACAGCCTCCTGCTGTCTGCGAACAAGATTGTGCAGTTAAAACCAAACGATTTTGCCATCCTTCGCAACTCCACGTTGTACCAGTTGGACCTGTCCTTCAATAAGCTAACTCAGGTAGAGTATTTTGTGCTCGCAACTAGCGGTTCACAACTAGAGCCGTACAGccatgaaacaggtccttcggcccaacttgcccacaccgtccaacccatctacactagtcccacctgcctagtgtttggcccatattcctccaaacctgtcccatccatgtacctgtctaaattactcttaaatgttgcaatcatacctgcttcaactacttcctccggcagttcgttccatacaccctccacgctttgagtaaaaaagttgtccctcaggttcctactaaatctttcccctcctcaccttatacccatgtcctctggttcacaattcccctactctgggcgagagactctctgcatttacccaatctattttgtacatctcaataagatataaccatataaccatataacaattacaaatcACCccacatcttcctgcgctccaaggaataaagtcctaggccactcaacctctccctcaggcacctcgagtcctggcaacatcctcacaaatcttctctgcaccctttccagcttgacaacatggtTCCCAACACCATCGAAAACATGGTGCCCGAAACTGAAAaacgtactccaaatgcggcctcaccaagtcttatataactgcaacatgacctcccaacttctatactcaatgagagacacaaaaagctggggtaactcagcgggttcggcagcatctctggagtagctGACAGTAGAGAcaagtctcgacctaaaacattttaagtaggtgcaggtgtaggccattcggccctacgtgccagcaacgccattcaatgtgatcatggctgatcatccagaatcagcaccctgttcctgcttttccccccatatcccttgattccattagccctaactctctcttgaaaacatccagtgaattggcctccattgcctcccatcgctgagaattccacagatttacaactctctgggtgaaaaaatgtttcctcatctcagtcctaaatggcctaccccttattcttaatctgtgacccctgattctggactcccccaacatggggaacatttttcctgcctccagcgtgtccaatcccttaagaatgttatgtttctataagatgccctctcatccttctaaattccagcgaatacaagccgagtcggcccattctttcatcacatgtcagtcccgccatcccgggaattaacctggtgaacctacgctgcactccctcaatagcaaaaaacggcacctattcccattatgcagagatgctgcctgacccactgagttactccagctttttgtatctatctttggtttaaaccagcatctgcatttccttcctacacattttacacctaatgctctgactgatgaaggccaatgtgccaaaagcctttttgaccacattatctaccAGTGATGACCCTTTCAGCAAACTATGTAACTGCACTCCAGCTCTCTCTGCCCAGAGTCCTACCGTTCATTGTGTgtgtacctttggtgtaaaccaggggtgggcaaccttgttctgcataggggccgggacacacgtctgtgagtggatggcgggccacatctatcacgtgtacacatggatcccgccccccccaccctgccccggatggcaggcatcaaatcacgtgttcacagaaggtagacaagaatgctggagaaactcagtgggtgaggcacccTTGTGCGATCCTTGCacgtcgcacccgctgagttcctccagcattttttgtctacctttgatttttctagcatctgcagttcttccttaaacgtgttcacagaaggtgcggggccgtgccggcggctttgcgcaggatgcgataCAACCAGAGCTCGCCGCTGGCTGGATGGTTACGGGGGGGAAAAAATCTGCCTGCAGACCGGATAATTTTGGGTtgtgggccgcattcggcccgggggccgcagGTTGCCGACACCCTGGTgcgaaccaacatctgcagctccttccgacaCAGATCTAATCCATTGTCTCACCTCTCTTTCACAGTTTGAACCTAAGTGTTTCAGCAGCATTGGGAGCTTACGCATTCTGGTTTTGAACAATGTTGCTCTCCAGCCCAATATCACGAAGCAACTGTGTGATGCATTGTCAGGAACAGAAATAGTCACACTTTTTCTGAGGAAcacctacctgaaattggaagcgAATACTTTCTCTGGATTAGCGAAAACTAAGCTGGCGTTCCTAGACTTGTCGAACAACAGGCTAACCAGATTGCCGGGCAAAGCGTTCCAATGGTTGCCTCACTTGGAGTATCTCAATCTCGAAGACAACGCCATCGGACGTATTACCAATGAAACATTTACTGGGTTGGACAATTTAAAGAGTCTGAACCTGCAGAAATGCCTCAAGGCACAGGGCATGTCAGACAAAGTACATTCCAGCATTGAAGACTACTCCTTCCAAGGGTTGAAAAAGCTAGTCTATCTCAATTTGGAACACAACACCATCGCGGGTATCAAGGAGCATACCTTCTCCGGCTTAACGAGCCTCCAATACCTCAGCTTGTATAACTGTCAGGTGGATTTTAAGACGATAAGCAATGAAACGTTGgtgtctcttgctgagtctccactCGTTAGTTTGAACCTGACAAGAACAAAGATCTCAAGCTTGCAGGCGGGTGCGTTCTCCAGCTTCAATAAGCTGAAGAAACTGGACCTGGGCCTCAATTCCATCTCCCAGATCCTCACCGGAGAGGAATTCCAGGGGTTGAGCGCCATAGAGGAGATATACCTCTCGTACAACTACAAACTGACTCTCACGTCCTCCTCATTCATTCACGTCCCTTCCATTCGGGCCTTGATGCTCAGCAAGTCCAGGGTGGCCACGTTGAGTCTCCAGCCGTCGCCCTTCCGGCCTCTTCGAAATCTCACCGTCCTCGACCTCAGCAACAACAACTTGGCGAACGTGGATCGAGATGTTTTCCTGGGGCTCGCGCGGCTTCAGGTACTAAAGCTGCAGCACAATAACTTGGCCCGACTCTGGAAGAGATCCAACCCAGGCGGACCTGTCCTTTACCTCAGTGGTTTGGTGGATCTGCGGATACTCGACATGCAATCCAGCGGACTGGATGAGGTTCCACCCAGAGCTTTCCAGGGCTTGGTCAAGCTGGAGATGCTCGATTTAAGTTTGAACAACATCAACTTCCTCCCGGACCACGTGTTTGACGATATCGAGTCGCTCAAGTCCCTGCACTTGCAGAAGAACCTCGTCACCTCCGTCTCGAGGGACGTTTACGGCCAGGTGTTTCGCAATTTGACGGCCCTCTACATGGGGTCGAACCCTTTCGATTGTACGTGTGCAAGCATTTCCTGGTTCGTGACTTGGGTCAATAGCACCAACAGTAGCATCCCTGGGATGGACACCCAATACATCTGCAACACCCCCCTGAGCTACCACAACAGCAGCGTCGCGTCTTTTGACACCTCTCCCTGCAAGGACGCTGTCCCTTTCAAGGGGGCCTTCATCATCAGCAGCAGTGTCATCTTAGTCTTCCTGGTTAGCgtgctcctgctgcagttccaAGGCTGGAGGCTGGAATTCTACTGGAACGTCTCCGTCAACCAGATGTTTGGCTTCAAGGAGATAGACCGCCCGGACGCCCACTTTGCGTTCGACGCCTACATCGTCCACGCCAAGCGCGACGTCGAGTGGGTCAACGACAACCTGATGCCCCTGGAGACGTACGAGCAGTTTAAGTTCCGCTTCTGCCTGGAGGAGAGGGACTCCGAAGCTGGCGTCTCGGAATTGGAGTCCATCGTGGCCAACATAAACCGAAGCAGAAAAATCATCTTCGTCATGACCGGGGAGCTTCTAACGGATCCCTGGTGCAGAAGGTACGctcattcccaatgttgggcgagtccaaaacgaggggctacagtcttagaataaaggggaggccatttaagactgaggtgagaaaaaactttttcgccacagagggcagtggaggccaaatcactggatggatttaagagagagttagatagagctctaggggcaagtggagtcaagggatatggggagaaggcaggtacgggttattgattgggggatggtcagccttttttttttgttttttttttttgtttttttttttaattctattttattttaatatgttttattatttattattattatttatttatttttatttttatttttatttttatttttatgatactgcctgtaagggaaattcattttgttgtctctaactgagacaatgacaataaattgaatacaatacaatacaatacaatgatcccaatgaatggcagtgctgggttgaaggccgaatggcctcctcctgcacctagtgtctattgtctattggaatggggcgaccagactgtatgcaataatccaaatgtggcctcaccaaagtggTGCTGCAACCTGACTTTCAGACTCCATATTGTCAATcgattccctcatgattttatacaccttgtgTAGATCAAACTGAACTAAtctgcctccattccctgcacttccctgTGCCCATCTGAAAACTTCAACACCATAAAGATGGGCAGAAGTATTCGGGGAGGTGGTAGGAATGTTGGCATGCGATGTATGAG
The DNA window shown above is from Amblyraja radiata isolate CabotCenter1 chromosome 3, sAmbRad1.1.pri, whole genome shotgun sequence and carries:
- the tlr3 gene encoding toll-like receptor 3, which encodes MCLQALALWMGLAVSCFSTIACESRCKVKELTADCSHLKLSEIPPDLPVNLTEINLSHNQLKRLPSSVLSRYTRLRILRVGYNVIPRIDGSLCQALPFLDVLALEHNQLYTLHARCFSTCRNLTELYLQFNIIKLIAADVFGGLQGLQILDLSHNKLVSARIGVDQRLPKLHSLLLSANKIVQLKPNDFAILRNSTLYQLDLSFNKLTQFEPKCFSSIGSLRILVLNNVALQPNITKQLCDALSGTEIVTLFLRNTYLKLEANTFSGLAKTKLAFLDLSNNRLTRLPGKAFQWLPHLEYLNLEDNAIGRITNETFTGLDNLKSLNLQKCLKAQGMSDKVHSSIEDYSFQGLKKLVYLNLEHNTIAGIKEHTFSGLTSLQYLSLYNCQVDFKTISNETLVSLAESPLVSLNLTRTKISSLQAGAFSSFNKLKKLDLGLNSISQILTGEEFQGLSAIEEIYLSYNYKLTLTSSSFIHVPSIRALMLSKSRVATLSLQPSPFRPLRNLTVLDLSNNNLANVDRDVFLGLARLQVLKLQHNNLARLWKRSNPGGPVLYLSGLVDLRILDMQSSGLDEVPPRAFQGLVKLEMLDLSLNNINFLPDHVFDDIESLKSLHLQKNLVTSVSRDVYGQVFRNLTALYMGSNPFDCTCASISWFVTWVNSTNSSIPGMDTQYICNTPLSYHNSSVASFDTSPCKDAVPFKGAFIISSSVILVFLVSVLLLQFQGWRLEFYWNVSVNQMFGFKEIDRPDAHFAFDAYIVHAKRDVEWVNDNLMPLETYEQFKFRFCLEERDSEAGVSELESIVANINRSRKIIFVMTGELLTDPWCRRFKVHHAMQQVIQQSRDAIVLIFLQDIPDYKLNQMLYLRRGMFKSRCILNWPAQDDRIPAFYQKFKVALGSSNKVQ